In the Pristis pectinata isolate sPriPec2 chromosome 35, sPriPec2.1.pri, whole genome shotgun sequence genome, one interval contains:
- the sdhaf1 gene encoding succinate dehydrogenase assembly factor 1, mitochondrial produces the protein MARHSKLQKQVLKLYKQFLRAAKDKPGFLPLIRDEFHKNSQIPRMDVMHIEYLLRRGQRQLELLKESNTKQVAAFISFNPPNNPMVQKTEDQPS, from the coding sequence ATGGCTAGGCACAGCAAGCTACAGAAACAGGTGTTAAAACTTTACAAACAATTCCTTCGAGCTGCTAAAGATAAACCTGGATTTTTGCCCTTGATTCGGGATGAATTTCATAAAAACTCCCAAATCCCCAGAATGGACGTCATGCATATTGAGTACCTGCTGCGAAGAGGGCAGAGACAGCTGGAGCTGTTAAAGGAATCAAATACCAAACAAGTGGCAGCTTTTATTAGCTTCAATCCACCAAACAACCCCATGGTGCAGAAGACCGAGGACCAGCCATCTTAG